A genomic region of Cannabis sativa cultivar Pink pepper isolate KNU-18-1 chromosome 1, ASM2916894v1, whole genome shotgun sequence contains the following coding sequences:
- the LOC115719225 gene encoding uncharacterized protein LOC115719225, which translates to MPNFDILGSLLGQNETVAMVEDEVLGSDGGNVGGVEGVAEKVSAGTDDGFSESVMAVINQKVDDACHAYEVKKIMDKIKVCESPKSKRAHKPSVVLQSPYRNDFGSSGSNEKMKKKNVKGQYAFNSGLFDPPHELQQKAFDEWFCVGFKDENKKKKFVQGKNLFSPALDFCIDSVQDKWWFYDLLTPGRCLSDSHMDVIFYYLRKKLKYDPNVAVSATTTDYHFCFKVVELYDKFVKSGNKIDAVPKSNIVTEYMSGYYMYANKDWLRVDYVLIYMHIKDEKHWILIIFDIRARCLNVYNSLGSRHELDRKTAGYVKPFAVVLPICLSFIDYYSRRMDIDTSQGFFKGKKEEDMLDVFVVTKLPQQVDNDCGLFVAKYADFFIHGCIEKLPNPLDVGFFRRKLHLLSCMFMPRRNC; encoded by the exons ATGCCAAATTTTGACATATTGGGTTCGTTATTAGGACAAAATGAGACTGTTGCAATGGTAGAGGATGAAGTTTTGGGTTCTGATGGTGGTAATGTAGGTGGAGTTGAGGGAGTTGCTGAGAAAGTTAGTGCGGGTACCGATGATGGTTTTTCAGAATCTGTGATGGCTGTTATAAATCAGAAAGTGGATGATGCGTGTCATGCATATGAAGTGAAGAAGATTATG GACAAGATTAAGGTTTGTGAATCTCCCAAATCAAAGAGGGCTCATAAGCCTAGCGTGGTTTTACAGAGTCCTTACAGAAATGATTTTGGGTCTTCTGGTAGTAATGaaaagatgaagaaaaagaatGTTAAAGGTCAATATGCGTTTAATTCTGGGTTGTTTGATCCTCCGCACGAACTTCAACAGAAGGCATTTGATGAGTGGTTCTGTGTTGGGTTCAAGGATGAGAATAA GAAGAAGAAGTTTGTTCAAGGGAAGAATCTTTTTAGTCCTGCTTTAGATTTCTGCATTGATAGTGTTCAGGACAAGTGGTGGTTTTATGATCTTTTGACCCCTGGGAGGTGCCTTAGTGACTCG CATATGgatgtaatattttattactTGCGAAAGAAGTTGAAGTATGATCCTAATGTTGCAGTGTCTGCAACAACCACAGATTATCATTTCTGTTTTAAGGTGGTTGAATTGTATGATAAGTTTGTCAAGTCTGGAAACAAGATTGATGCTGTGCCTAAGAGTAACATTGTTACTGAATACATGAGTGGGTATTACATGTATGCTAACAAAGATTGGCTACGTGTTGATTATGTGTTGATTTACATGCATATTAAGGATGAAAAGCATTGGATTTTGATCATTTTTGATATTAGGGCTAGGTGTCTCAATGTTTATAATTCCTTAGGGTCTAGACATGAGTTGGACAGGAAAACAGCTGGTTATGTCAAGCCTTTTGCAGTGGTGTTGCCTATATGTTTGTCATTCATTGACTATTACAGTAGGAGGATGGATATTGACACAAGCCAAGGATTTTTTAAAGGGAAAAAGGAGGAGGACATGCTTGATGTCTTTGTTGTTACTAAGTTACCTCAACAAGTAGACAA TGATTGTGGCTTGTTCGTGGCTAAGTATGCTGATTTCTTTATTCATGGATGTATTGAGAAACTTCCAAATCCTCTAGATGTGGGGTTTTTTAGGAGGAAGCTTCATTTGTTGAGTTGTATGTTCATGCCAAGAAGAAACTGTTGA